Within Deinococcus actinosclerus, the genomic segment GTGCAAGACCCGACAGCGCGCGAGGGCGGCCCGCCCGTTGACCGCCAGGATGGTCGCTTGAGGCGCGCGGCGACGCGCGTCCCAGAGAGATGGCCGAACAGCCACGTCAGTGGCGGACAGAACCCGGCTTACAGTTCCCCCGCACCACACGAACAGGCCGCCTCCGGGAAACCGGGGCGGCCTGCTTCCTGACGGGTTACTGCTCCTTCTTCACGTCCAGCGCCGCCAGCACGAACCCGGCGATCATCAGCGCGCCGCCGAGGGGCGTGACCGCGCCCAGCACCTTCACGCCGCTCAGGGCCAGCACGTACAGGCTGCCGCTGAAGACGGCGGCCCCGGCGAGCAGGAAGCCGGGCGCGCGGCGCTGACCGGGCTGGGTGCCCAGCGCGAGCAGCGCCAGCGCGGCGTACATCTGGTAGCGGGCGCCGGTCTCGAAGTTGGCGAGCATCGCGGCGTCCAGGCGGGGTTTCAGGCCGTGCGCGGCAAAAGCGCCCAGGGCGACGGCCAGCGCGGCCAGGATCGCGCCGCTTCTCAGGGTGCGGGAGGGGGTCATGCGGGCAGCGTAGCGGGTGGGCGCCGGGGTGGGTGTCCTGTCCGGCTGTGGGGCCCCAGTGGGAATCCGGGACCACCTGTGGGGGGAAGCGGGGGAGACGGTGGGAATCGGTGGTAAATCGTGGTGGTGGCTGTTACACTCGCCGCATCAACCGAAATGCGTTTAGCTCGTGTTCACGGTTGACCGTGACCGCCTGTCCGGCCACCTGGCGTGGTGGGAACGGGTGGGGACAAGAGGAGACGTGTGCCGTTTGGAGAGTACCCCTATACCATCGACGACAAGGGCCGAGTGGTCATGCCACCCGCGTTCCGTGACTTCGTGGAGGACGGGATGATCCTGACGCGCGGCATGGAGGGCTGCCTGTACGTGTTTCCGCTGTCAAGCTGGAAGCGCGTGGAGGAGCAGC encodes:
- a CDS encoding DUF423 domain-containing protein, producing MTPSRTLRSGAILAALAVALGAFAAHGLKPRLDAAMLANFETGARYQMYAALALLALGTQPGQRRAPGFLLAGAAVFSGSLYVLALSGVKVLGAVTPLGGALMIAGFVLAALDVKKEQ